From Garra rufa chromosome 19, GarRuf1.0, whole genome shotgun sequence, the proteins below share one genomic window:
- the hnrnpabb gene encoding heterogeneous nuclear ribonucleoprotein A/Bb isoform X2, translating to MADAEHQFMETSENGNEDNLNGAELAEEAADENGGEGGQIDASKGEEDAGKMFVGGLSWDTSKKDLKDYFSKFGEVTDCTIKMDSNTGRSRGFGFILFKESESVDKVLEQKEHRLDGRQIDPKRAMAIKKEPVKKIFVGGLNPETTEEKIREYFGAFGEIETIELPTDPKTNKRRGFVFITFKDESAVKKILEKKYHNVSGSKCEIKIAQPKEIYQQQQYGARGGFGGRGRGRGGPGQNWNQGYNNYWNQGYGNQGYGGYGGQQGYGGYGGYGGNYDYSSGYYGYGGGYDYNQGNTSYGKTPRRGHQSSYKPY from the exons ATGGCCGACGCAGAGCACCAGTTCATGGAAACCTCCGAGAACGGGAATGAGGACAATCTGAACGGGGCAGAGCTCGCAGAGGAGGCCGCGGATGAGAATGGAGGCGAAGGAGGACAGATCGACGCCAGCAAGGGCGAGGAAGATGCCGG TAAAATGTTTGTTGGAGGACTCAGCTGGGACACCAGTAAGAAAGACCTCAAGGACTACTTCTCAAAGTTCGGGGAGGTGACTGACTGCACCATCAAGATGGATTCAAACACTGGCCGATCACGAGGGTTTGGCTTCATCTTGTTCAAAGAGTCCGAAAGTGTGGACAAG GTCCTGGAACAAAAGGAACACAGGCTAGACGGCCGACAGATCGATCCCAAGAGAGCCATGGCCATTAAGAAAGAGCCCGTCAAGAAGATCTTCGTCGGTGGCCTTAACCCTGAAACCACAGAAGAGAAGATCCGTGAATACTTCGGAGCCTTCGGAGAG ATCGAAACTATTGAACTTCCAACCGATCCAAAGACTAACAAAAGGAGGGGCTTCGTCTTTATCACATTCAAGGATGAATCTGCCGTTAAAAAGATCCTGGAGAAGAAATACCATAACGTTAGCGGAAGCAAG TGTGAGATCAAAATTGCCCAGCCCAAGGAAATCTACCAGCAGCAGCAGTACGGCGCCCGCGGAGGCTTTGGAGGTCGCGGCAGGGGTCGTGGCG GCCCAGGCCAGAACTGGAACCAGGGCTATAACAACTACTGGAACCAGGGCTACGGAAACCAAGGCTATGGTGGATATGGAGGCCAGCAGGGCTATGGTGGTTATGGAGGTTATGGAGGCAACTATGACTATTCCTCTGGCTACTATGGATATGGTGGTGGGTATGACTACA ACCAGGGCAATACAAGCTACGGGAAAACACCAAGACGTGGCCACCAGAGTAGCTACAAGCCATACTGA
- the hnrnpabb gene encoding heterogeneous nuclear ribonucleoprotein A/Bb isoform X1, which yields MADAEHQFMETSENGNEDNLNGAELAEEAADENGGEGGQIDASKGEEDAGKMFVGGLSWDTSKKDLKDYFSKFGEVTDCTIKMDSNTGRSRGFGFILFKESESVDKVLEQKEHRLDGRQIDPKRAMAIKKEPVKKIFVGGLNPETTEEKIREYFGAFGEIETIELPTDPKTNKRRGFVFITFKDESAVKKILEKKYHNVSGSKVTNGKEDVCEIKIAQPKEIYQQQQYGARGGFGGRGRGRGGPGQNWNQGYNNYWNQGYGNQGYGGYGGQQGYGGYGGYGGNYDYSSGYYGYGGGYDYNQGNTSYGKTPRRGHQSSYKPY from the exons ATGGCCGACGCAGAGCACCAGTTCATGGAAACCTCCGAGAACGGGAATGAGGACAATCTGAACGGGGCAGAGCTCGCAGAGGAGGCCGCGGATGAGAATGGAGGCGAAGGAGGACAGATCGACGCCAGCAAGGGCGAGGAAGATGCCGG TAAAATGTTTGTTGGAGGACTCAGCTGGGACACCAGTAAGAAAGACCTCAAGGACTACTTCTCAAAGTTCGGGGAGGTGACTGACTGCACCATCAAGATGGATTCAAACACTGGCCGATCACGAGGGTTTGGCTTCATCTTGTTCAAAGAGTCCGAAAGTGTGGACAAG GTCCTGGAACAAAAGGAACACAGGCTAGACGGCCGACAGATCGATCCCAAGAGAGCCATGGCCATTAAGAAAGAGCCCGTCAAGAAGATCTTCGTCGGTGGCCTTAACCCTGAAACCACAGAAGAGAAGATCCGTGAATACTTCGGAGCCTTCGGAGAG ATCGAAACTATTGAACTTCCAACCGATCCAAAGACTAACAAAAGGAGGGGCTTCGTCTTTATCACATTCAAGGATGAATCTGCCGTTAAAAAGATCCTGGAGAAGAAATACCATAACGTTAGCGGAAGCAAGGTGACGAACGGAAAGGAAGATGtt TGTGAGATCAAAATTGCCCAGCCCAAGGAAATCTACCAGCAGCAGCAGTACGGCGCCCGCGGAGGCTTTGGAGGTCGCGGCAGGGGTCGTGGCG GCCCAGGCCAGAACTGGAACCAGGGCTATAACAACTACTGGAACCAGGGCTACGGAAACCAAGGCTATGGTGGATATGGAGGCCAGCAGGGCTATGGTGGTTATGGAGGTTATGGAGGCAACTATGACTATTCCTCTGGCTACTATGGATATGGTGGTGGGTATGACTACA ACCAGGGCAATACAAGCTACGGGAAAACACCAAGACGTGGCCACCAGAGTAGCTACAAGCCATACTGA